One window from the genome of Cryptomeria japonica chromosome 6, Sugi_1.0, whole genome shotgun sequence encodes:
- the LOC131043728 gene encoding G-type lectin S-receptor-like serine/threonine-protein kinase At2g19130: MGEISENFCLSLFFAFTVFVQLKSYGAAVEDGDALSLDTSITGNQTLISKNGTFELGFFNPKGTNNWYIGIWYAHMTEKTFVWVANRETPSRNGSGVLKLSKGGHLELFDAEGASLWFANISNKASRAVILDSGNFLILSDDNKSQTIWQSFDYPVDTWLPGMRYGGRQKLVCWRSSLDPAPGLFSHHVDSDTSGSRQYVLTWNNSVQYWASGTWDGQFFSRIPGLTDNGFYNFTVENTNSGLYATYTSKTIQKFRFVLVKSGAIEQYAQLDDGKWNMFWSQPRDQCAIYGLCGAYGNCNSNNVQFCSCVEGFTPKDTRAWDMGESWSSGCVRQSPLNCNAKNGSTDGFLELSVTLPDADSASSYPAASKQDCEKACLLNCSCTAFTFTPSSGLCQIWSGDLLNMRNSLSSKSNSNVFVRVAASGLPKTDKSFSSKRIITFIVGVLAVALGIFSILMWWRHRQRHWLRSTERCADTSDPFLRMFSYMELKIATRNFRSKLGSGGFGTVFKGSLTDSTLVAVKKMEGSRQSEKQFRAEISSLGHIQHANLIRLRGFCAEGSRRFLIYDYMANGSLNSFLFTSNSKSKQKALDWKIRFEIALGTARGLLYLHEECRDRIIHCDVKPENILLDGNFSPKLADFGLAKLVGRDFSQVLTTTRGTRGYLAPEWISGLPITPKVDVYSFGMTLLEIISGRRNLDLNVKDSSQYYFPAWAATQIYNDNIINMVEEGIAEERDFEEVRRAGIVGLLCIGRDEEVRPSMRQVVLMLEGKMQPQIQQIQSSRVVDKKADQSDTDSGSDC, from the coding sequence ATGGGGGAAATCAGCGAAAATTTCTGTTTAAGCCTATTTTTTGCTTTTACAGTGTTTGTTCAACTGAAAAGTTATGGTGCTGCAGTCGAGGACGGAGATGCTCTTTCCTTGGACACCTCGATTACTGGAAATCAgacattaatttcaaagaatggcaCATTTGAATTGGGGTTCTTCAACCCCAAAGGAACCAATAACTGGTATATCGGCATCTGGTATGCCCATATGACAGAGAAGACGTTCGTTTGGGTGGCTAACAGAGAGACTCCATCGAGAAACGGGTCCGGCGTTTTGAAGCTGTCAAAAGGTGGTCATCTGGAACTGTTCGATGCAGAGGGCGCGTCTCTTTGGTTCGCCAACATATCAAACAAGGCCTCCCGAGCCGTGATATTAGATTCTGGTAATTTCTTAATTCTCAGTGATGACAATAAATCTCAAACTATTTGGCAGAGTTTCGACTATCCCGTGGACACCTGGTTGCCAGGGATGAGGTACGGTGGACGCCAAAAGCTAGTCTGTTGGAGAAGCTCTTTGGATCCTGCTCCTGGGCTTTTCTCCCATCACGTGGATAGTGATACATCTGGGTCCAGACAATACGTGCTAACATGGAACAATTCTGTACAATATTGGGCTAGCGGAACTTGGGACGGCCAGTTTTTTAGTCGCATTCCAGGACTTACAGACAACGGCTTCTACAATTTTACCGTTGAAAATACTAATTCTGGTTTGTATGCCACTTATACATCTAAGACTATCCAGAAATTTCGTTTTGTCCTAGTTAAGTCTGGAGCAATAGAACAATATGCTCAGCTTGATGACGGTAAATGGAACATGTTCTGGTCTCAACCAAGAGATCAATGCGCCATATATGGTTTGTGCGGCGCATACGGAAACTGCAACTCCAACAATGTTCAGTTCTGCAGCTGCGTGGAAGGTTTCACCCCCAAAGACACTCGCGCCTGGGATATGGGAGAGTCGTGGTCCAGTGGCTGTGTTCGGCAGAGCCCCTTAAACTGCAATGCCAAAAATGGCAGCACGGACGGATTTCTGGAGCTGAGCGTCACGCTGCCTGATGCTGATTCCGCTTCCTCATACCCTGCAGCCTCAAAGCAAGATTGCGAGAAAGCCTGCCTCCTCAACTGCTCGTGCACTGCGTTTACATTCACTCCGTCTTCAGGACTCTGCCAAATCTGGTCCGGAGATTTGTTAAACATGCGTAACTCTCTTTCATCTAAAAgcaattcaaatgtttttgttcGAGTAGCTGCGTCTGGACTTCCGAAAACCGATAAATCGTTCTCCTCCAAACGCATAATCACATTTATTGTTGGTGTTCTCGCCGTTGCATTGGGTATCTTCTCAATTTTAATGTGGTGGAGGCATCGACAGAGGCATTGGCTACGATCTACGGAGAGGTGTGCAGATACCTCAGACCCCTTTCTAAGAATGTTTAGCTACATGGAGTTGAAGATTGCAACTAGGAATTTCAGGTCTAAGTTGGGGAGCGGAGGATTCGGCACGGTGTTCAAAGGATCTCTGACAGATAGTACCCTTGTGGCCGTAAAGAAAATGGAGGGTTCAAGACAAAGTGAGAAGCAATTCCGAGCAGAAATCAGTTCTCTTGGACACATACAACATGCGAATTTGATCAGGCTTCGAGGGTTTTGTGCAGAAGGGTCGAGAAGGTTTCTGATTTATGATTACATGGCCAACGGCTCTCTGAATTCCTTTCTCTTCACAAGTAATTCCAAAAGTAAACAGAAGGCACTCGACTGGAAGATCCGATTTGAGATCGCGTTAGGCACCGCAAGAGGATTACTTTATCTCCACGAAGAATGCAGAGATCGCATCATTCACTGTGATGTTAAGCCAGAAAATATTCTGCTGGACGGTAATTTTTCACCGAAGTTGGCCGATTTCGGGTTGGCAAAGCTTGTGGGTAGAGATTTCAGCCAGGTCCTGACCACAACAAGAGGAACGAGAGGATATTTGGCTCCAGAGTGGATCTCCGGTCTTCCCATCACTCCCAAGGTTGATGTATATAGTTTTGGTATGACGCTCTTGGAAATCATTTCCGGGAGAAGGAATCTTGATCTAAATGTGAAAGATTCTAGTCAGTATTACTTTCCAGCATGGGCTGCAACTCAAATTTACAACGACAACATAATTAATATGGTGGAGGAGGGTATTGCAGAAGAGAGAGATTTTGAAGAGGTGAGAAGAGCAGGTATTGTAGGGTTGTTATGCATTGGAAGGGATGAGGAAGTGAGGCCAAGCATGAGGCAGGTGGTGCTAATGCTGGAAGGGAAGATGCAGCCTCAAATTCAGCAGATTCAAAGCTCCAGGGTCGTGGACAAGAAAGCAGACCAAAGCGACACTGACAGCGGTAGCGACTGCTGA